A stretch of Clostridium formicaceticum DNA encodes these proteins:
- a CDS encoding glucose-1-phosphate adenylyltransferase yields the protein MKQECVAMLLAGGQGSRLGILTENIAKPAIPFGGKYRIIDFTLSNCSNSGIDTLGVLTQYEPLILNAYIGVGSPWDLDKQGGGVTLLPPYVRSDGGDWYRGTANAVYQNIGYIDSYNPKYVMILSGDHIYKMDYSFMLKEHKRNNADATISVIEVPWEETHRFGIMNTNEKGRIIEFQEKPKKAISNLASMGVYIFNWKKLKKHLIEDEGDKKSQNDFGKNIIPKMLREGEKLYAYPFGGYWKDVGTIESFWQANMDLLLHKSPLNIFDKNWMVYSVNVSQPPQYIAASGSLRNALVTDGCQIFGEIHNTVVFTGAYIGEGTVIKDSVIMANAYIGAGVSIEKAIIGEDAMIEDDVIIGIGSSQEKKITVIGQKIHIAKGTHIDAGAHISKDNCSMLKPKNMMAKEGA from the coding sequence GTGAAACAAGAATGTGTTGCTATGCTTTTAGCAGGAGGTCAAGGCAGCAGATTAGGTATATTAACAGAAAACATAGCAAAGCCAGCCATACCCTTTGGAGGAAAGTACAGAATTATTGATTTTACACTAAGCAATTGTTCGAATTCAGGGATTGATACCCTAGGGGTTTTAACGCAATATGAACCGTTGATTTTAAATGCTTATATAGGTGTGGGGAGCCCTTGGGATTTAGATAAACAAGGGGGAGGCGTAACCCTATTACCTCCTTATGTTAGAAGTGATGGAGGCGACTGGTACAGAGGAACAGCTAATGCGGTTTATCAAAATATAGGATATATCGATAGCTACAATCCTAAATACGTCATGATACTATCAGGGGATCATATTTATAAAATGGATTATTCTTTTATGCTGAAGGAGCATAAAAGAAATAATGCTGATGCTACGATTTCCGTTATTGAAGTACCGTGGGAAGAAACTCATAGATTTGGTATTATGAATACCAATGAAAAAGGAAGAATTATAGAGTTTCAAGAAAAGCCAAAGAAAGCTATTAGCAACTTAGCCTCCATGGGGGTATACATTTTTAACTGGAAAAAGTTGAAGAAACATTTAATAGAGGATGAAGGGGATAAGAAGTCGCAAAATGATTTCGGCAAAAATATTATACCTAAAATGCTAAGGGAAGGAGAAAAACTTTATGCTTATCCCTTTGGTGGTTACTGGAAGGACGTAGGAACGATAGAAAGCTTTTGGCAGGCCAACATGGATTTACTTTTACATAAATCCCCATTGAACATTTTTGATAAAAACTGGATGGTTTATTCTGTAAATGTAAGTCAGCCTCCTCAATATATTGCTGCTTCTGGAAGTCTGCGTAATGCTCTGGTGACAGATGGGTGCCAAATATTTGGAGAAATTCATAATACAGTTGTTTTTACAGGAGCTTATATAGGAGAGGGGACTGTTATAAAAGATTCAGTGATTATGGCCAATGCCTATATTGGGGCGGGGGTTAGCATTGAAAAAGCAATCATTGGAGAAGATGCTATGATAGAGGATGATGTAATCATTGGTATAGGCAGCAGTCAAGAAAAGAAGATTACTGTTATAGGACAAAAAATTCATATCGCTAAAGGTACACATATTGATGCTGGAGCACATATTAGTAAAGACAACTGTTCCATGCTAAAACCTAAAAATATGATGGCAAAAGAGGGGGCATAG
- a CDS encoding glycoside hydrolase family 13 protein, with the protein MKHLEAFHDSHENFYRSPFGAVVCNQEIVIRIKIDSLEELKKVYIKSLNSRGEEELYPMSCHQEIEGIKIYQAKIVAPSFPCLLHYFFVIETVAKNYYYGNNEESLGGKGLLKEEEPFTYQITVYKEEAFVPSWFKEGIIYQIFPDRFYREGYQQELLEIKKNSFIYGSWGDTPMYIREKDSNEILRWDFFGGNLLGIIKKLPYLKELGISVIYLNPIFISPSNHRYDISDYKTIDPLLGNNRLFKELCTAAEAMGIAIVLDGVFSHTGSDSIYFNKEGNYPTLGAYQSEESPYYSWYRFYEFPHSYDCWWGISNMPNVNEMEKSYIDFIIDKEDSVLKYWMNLGAKGWRLDVADELPDAFIKKFKKVMREVDQDAVLIGEVWEDASNKVSYGEKREYLLGEELDSVMNYPFREALVNFFTEKISVEYFNRRLMSLYENYPKAYFYSMMNLIGSHDVPRILTLLGEQVVDHQLTQGEREKQKLNAKERGLAVRRLKLLVLFQMTFPGVPSIYYGDEVGMEGLEDPLNRGTYPWGRGDEDLLQWYKKIISLRNGNDVFKSGEWLPLYSCENIYGFIRKNHDQESVILFNRSRKEESAVSIDIGSKIESNHMKDVLYHDEKIYIKNRNMKITLKPLEGKIFIGDKN; encoded by the coding sequence ATGAAACACCTTGAAGCCTTCCATGATTCTCATGAAAATTTTTATCGCAGCCCCTTTGGGGCTGTTGTTTGTAATCAGGAAATTGTTATAAGAATAAAAATAGACAGCCTTGAAGAGCTAAAAAAGGTTTATATAAAATCCTTGAATAGTAGAGGTGAAGAAGAACTTTATCCTATGTCCTGTCATCAAGAGATAGAAGGCATAAAAATTTATCAGGCAAAAATAGTAGCACCTTCTTTTCCCTGTCTATTACATTATTTTTTTGTCATAGAAACAGTAGCAAAAAACTATTATTATGGCAATAATGAAGAAAGTCTAGGGGGAAAAGGCCTACTAAAGGAGGAAGAACCTTTTACGTATCAAATAACCGTCTATAAAGAAGAGGCTTTTGTACCCTCATGGTTTAAAGAAGGGATTATTTATCAGATTTTTCCTGATAGGTTTTACAGAGAGGGTTATCAACAAGAACTGTTGGAAATAAAGAAAAATTCTTTTATTTATGGTAGTTGGGGGGATACCCCCATGTACATTAGAGAAAAAGACAGTAATGAAATCCTAAGGTGGGATTTTTTTGGCGGAAACTTATTGGGCATTATAAAAAAGCTACCTTATTTAAAAGAACTAGGGATTAGTGTGATTTATTTAAATCCTATTTTTATATCTCCCAGCAATCACCGTTATGATATTTCTGATTATAAAACCATTGATCCTTTGTTAGGAAACAATAGGCTCTTTAAAGAACTATGTACAGCAGCAGAGGCAATGGGAATAGCTATTGTATTAGATGGGGTATTTAGTCATACAGGAAGTGACAGTATTTATTTTAATAAAGAAGGTAACTACCCTACATTAGGGGCTTATCAAAGTGAAGAATCACCCTATTATTCATGGTATCGGTTTTATGAATTTCCACATAGCTATGATTGTTGGTGGGGAATTAGCAATATGCCTAATGTTAATGAAATGGAAAAATCTTATATAGATTTTATTATAGACAAAGAAGATAGTGTTTTAAAATACTGGATGAATCTAGGGGCAAAGGGATGGCGATTGGATGTGGCAGATGAATTACCGGATGCCTTTATTAAAAAGTTTAAAAAGGTAATGAGGGAAGTAGATCAAGATGCGGTTTTGATTGGTGAAGTGTGGGAGGATGCCTCCAATAAAGTAAGTTATGGAGAAAAAAGAGAATATTTGCTAGGGGAAGAACTGGATTCTGTTATGAACTATCCTTTTCGAGAAGCATTGGTGAATTTTTTTACAGAAAAAATTTCAGTGGAATATTTCAATAGAAGGTTAATGTCCCTTTATGAAAACTATCCCAAAGCCTATTTCTACAGCATGATGAATTTAATAGGAAGTCATGATGTACCTAGAATTTTAACTTTATTGGGTGAACAAGTTGTAGACCATCAATTAACCCAAGGAGAAAGAGAAAAACAAAAGCTTAATGCAAAAGAAAGGGGATTAGCAGTAAGAAGATTAAAGCTTTTAGTTTTATTTCAGATGACCTTTCCTGGTGTTCCTTCCATTTATTATGGTGATGAAGTGGGGATGGAGGGGTTAGAAGATCCATTAAATAGAGGAACTTATCCATGGGGTAGGGGAGATGAAGATTTATTGCAGTGGTATAAAAAAATCATTTCTCTTCGTAATGGAAATGATGTATTCAAAAGCGGTGAATGGCTACCTCTTTATAGTTGTGAAAACATTTATGGTTTTATAAGAAAAAACCATGATCAGGAAAGTGTAATTTTGTTTAATAGAAGTAGAAAAGAGGAAAGTGCAGTGTCCATAGATATAGGCAGCAAAATAGAGAGTAATCATATGAAGGATGTGCTTTATCATGATGAAAAAATTTATATAAAAAACAGAAACATGAAGATTACTTTAAAGCCTTTGGAGGGTAAAATATTTATTGGTGATAAAAACTAA
- the glgD gene encoding glucose-1-phosphate adenylyltransferase subunit GlgD, which translates to MENVMGLINDVKVKRDLKEIVKQRSTAAVPFGGRYRMVDFVLSNMTNCGIKNIGIFTQHNSRSLIGHVHTGKDWGLCSKKDGLFILPPVFQEGYSHKNTGDIHHFYSHVDYLRRSKQDYILISSSNMLYKLNYKKIKEYYERKNADIVILYKNYRENLKSSRFLALKVNQQNRITDITINKRKSINDAIALETAFMKKSLFLEIIEDCILKGYSNFVKDGIIKNIYKYSMYGYPYEGYAANIDCVGSYYQHSMDLLTSEVWKELFLKEGPIRTRINDEAPAKYTKTCEVKNSLVTEGCIIEGKVINSILFRGVKVHKNAVIRNSIVMQKNEIEENAIVENAILDKGVRITAGKVIKGEEKRPILIGKTQVI; encoded by the coding sequence ATGGAAAATGTTATGGGGCTTATTAATGATGTTAAAGTGAAAAGAGACTTAAAAGAAATTGTGAAGCAAAGGTCAACGGCAGCTGTGCCCTTCGGGGGAAGGTATAGAATGGTTGATTTTGTATTATCGAACATGACAAACTGCGGAATAAAAAATATAGGCATTTTTACCCAACATAATAGTAGATCTCTTATAGGGCATGTTCACACAGGAAAAGACTGGGGCCTTTGCAGCAAGAAAGATGGCCTTTTTATTTTACCTCCTGTATTTCAAGAAGGTTATTCTCATAAAAACACGGGGGACATTCATCATTTTTATAGTCATGTAGATTATCTGAGAAGGAGTAAACAGGATTATATCTTAATAAGTAGTAGCAACATGCTTTATAAGTTAAATTATAAAAAAATAAAGGAGTATTATGAAAGAAAGAATGCAGATATAGTCATTCTCTACAAAAATTACAGAGAAAATTTGAAGTCTTCTAGGTTTTTAGCGCTAAAGGTAAACCAACAGAATAGAATCACAGATATCACGATAAATAAAAGAAAGAGTATAAATGATGCCATTGCACTGGAAACTGCCTTTATGAAAAAGTCTTTATTTTTAGAGATAATAGAAGACTGTATTTTAAAAGGCTACAGCAATTTTGTAAAGGATGGGATCATTAAAAATATTTATAAATACAGTATGTATGGCTATCCCTATGAAGGTTATGCAGCCAACATAGATTGTGTGGGCAGTTATTATCAACATAGTATGGATTTGCTCACTTCAGAGGTTTGGAAGGAGTTGTTTTTAAAAGAAGGTCCTATACGAACTAGAATAAATGATGAAGCTCCTGCTAAGTATACAAAAACCTGTGAAGTAAAAAATTCCTTGGTGACAGAAGGATGTATTATTGAAGGAAAGGTGATAAATAGTATTCTTTTTAGAGGTGTAAAGGTCCATAAAAATGCAGTGATAAGAAATAGTATTGTCATGCAAAAAAATGAAATAGAGGAAAATGCTATCGTGGAAAATGCTATTTTAGATAAAGGCGTAAGAATTACAGCAGGAAAGGTAATAAAGGGTGAAGAAAAAAGACCTATTCTTATAGGAAAAACACAGGTTATATAA
- a CDS encoding glycogen/starch/alpha-glucan phosphorylase, with protein MRKREIEVEEIKNAIELKLETLFGRNLKNASKSQLYKAVATALRDDIMRSWAYSKEKVLEENGKELYYLSMEFLMGRFFHNNLTNLMLEEKAEVACNELGIDLKEIKEIEPDAGLGNGGLGRLAACFLDSLATLGLSGHGNGIRYEYGLFKQKIIDGYQVEMPDPWLEDGNVWEVAKPEEPEMVYFGGTVEKNMENGRLTILQKNCQCVKAIPYDVPIVGYKSNVINTLRLWGARALKPLDMGLFGKGQYVDALAEKELAEVISKVLYPEDNHEEGRHLRLKQQYFFISASIQSIVRKFKKIGNKIQDLHKKTVIHINDTHPTLAIPELMRILIDQEGLDWEKAWGITTQTFAYTNHTTLPEALEKWPEELIKQLLPRIYDIIHEINERFCRDLWEKYPGQWEKISKMAIISYGEIHMAKLCIVGSFSINGVAKLHSEILKRDIFKDFYEIYPSKFINITNGVTHRRFLLRANPDLADAITAKIGDGWITDSFQLKRLETSCEDAGFQEEICRVRQKNKEELAKYILDTTKIKVDLHSIFDVQVKRLHEYKRQLLNVLHIMYLYNQLLDHPNQDMHPKTFIFAAKAAPGYHKAKLIIKLIHSVADKINNDRSIYNKLKLIFLENYRVSLAEKIIPAADISKQISTAGKEASGTGNMKFMLNGTLTVGTLDGANIEMNEQVGPENIFIFGSTAEEIENCRKEKSYYPHEIYKKNDDIKRVVDQLINGFIEPEHPDIFREIYHDLLYGHGGVADPYFILKDFASYCHINKQAEETYKNPKNWWKKSIINIANAGYFSSDRTIEEYNEKIWKLKKHDF; from the coding sequence ATGAGAAAAAGAGAAATTGAAGTAGAGGAGATTAAGAATGCAATAGAGTTAAAGCTAGAAACCCTCTTTGGCAGAAATTTAAAGAATGCCTCCAAGTCTCAATTATATAAGGCAGTGGCTACCGCCTTAAGGGATGATATTATGAGGAGCTGGGCTTATTCTAAAGAAAAGGTTTTAGAAGAAAACGGTAAAGAACTTTATTATTTGTCTATGGAGTTTTTGATGGGGCGTTTCTTCCATAACAATTTAACCAATCTTATGCTAGAGGAAAAGGCAGAGGTTGCATGTAATGAACTAGGCATAGACCTAAAGGAAATTAAAGAGATAGAGCCAGATGCAGGACTAGGAAATGGAGGATTAGGCAGATTAGCTGCTTGCTTTTTAGATTCTTTAGCAACTTTAGGGCTATCTGGTCATGGAAATGGTATACGCTATGAATACGGCTTGTTTAAACAAAAAATCATTGATGGTTATCAAGTAGAAATGCCAGATCCTTGGTTGGAGGATGGCAATGTATGGGAGGTTGCAAAACCAGAAGAGCCTGAAATGGTGTACTTTGGAGGAACTGTTGAAAAAAATATGGAAAACGGGAGATTGACGATCCTACAAAAAAATTGTCAGTGTGTTAAGGCAATCCCTTATGATGTTCCTATTGTAGGCTATAAGTCTAATGTGATAAATACGTTAAGACTTTGGGGGGCAAGGGCTTTAAAACCCTTGGATATGGGACTGTTTGGAAAAGGACAGTATGTAGATGCATTGGCGGAGAAGGAATTAGCTGAGGTGATTTCTAAGGTTTTATATCCAGAGGATAATCATGAAGAAGGACGACATTTAAGATTAAAACAACAGTACTTTTTCATTTCCGCTAGCATACAAAGCATTGTAAGAAAATTTAAGAAGATAGGGAATAAGATACAAGATCTACACAAAAAAACAGTGATTCATATTAATGATACCCATCCTACCTTAGCGATTCCTGAGCTTATGAGGATTTTAATAGATCAAGAAGGTCTAGATTGGGAGAAGGCTTGGGGGATTACTACACAAACCTTTGCCTATACCAATCATACTACTTTACCAGAGGCACTGGAAAAATGGCCTGAGGAGCTAATTAAACAACTTTTGCCTAGAATTTATGATATTATCCATGAAATCAATGAACGGTTTTGTAGGGATTTGTGGGAAAAATATCCTGGTCAGTGGGAAAAAATTAGCAAAATGGCGATTATATCCTATGGAGAAATTCATATGGCAAAACTGTGCATTGTGGGTTCCTTTTCCATCAATGGTGTAGCAAAGCTTCATAGTGAGATATTAAAAAGGGATATCTTTAAAGATTTCTATGAAATTTATCCCAGTAAATTTATAAATATCACCAATGGCGTTACCCATAGAAGATTTTTGTTAAGGGCGAATCCAGACTTAGCAGATGCTATTACTGCAAAGATTGGCGATGGTTGGATTACAGACTCCTTTCAATTAAAGAGATTAGAAACTTCATGTGAGGATGCAGGATTTCAAGAGGAAATCTGTAGGGTAAGGCAGAAGAACAAAGAAGAACTAGCAAAGTATATTTTAGATACGACAAAGATCAAAGTAGATCTGCATTCAATTTTTGATGTACAGGTGAAGCGTTTACATGAGTATAAAAGACAGTTATTAAATGTGTTGCATATTATGTATCTCTATAACCAACTGCTAGATCATCCTAATCAGGATATGCACCCTAAAACCTTTATTTTTGCTGCTAAAGCAGCACCAGGATACCATAAGGCAAAGCTCATTATTAAACTGATTCATTCGGTGGCGGATAAAATTAACAATGATAGAAGTATTTATAATAAATTAAAACTTATTTTTTTAGAAAATTATAGAGTGTCTCTGGCGGAAAAGATTATTCCAGCCGCAGATATTAGTAAACAAATTTCTACTGCAGGAAAAGAAGCTTCAGGAACCGGGAATATGAAATTTATGTTAAATGGTACATTAACAGTAGGAACTTTAGATGGAGCGAATATTGAAATGAATGAGCAGGTAGGGCCTGAGAATATCTTTATTTTTGGGTCGACGGCAGAAGAAATTGAAAATTGCAGAAAAGAAAAGAGCTATTATCCTCATGAAATCTATAAGAAAAATGATGATATAAAACGGGTAGTAGACCAACTGATCAATGGATTCATAGAACCAGAGCATCCTGACATCTTTAGGGAAATCTATCATGATTTACTCTATGGCCATGGAGGCGTAGCAGATCCATACTTTATTCTAAAGGACTTTGCCTCCTATTGTCATATTAATAAGCAGGCAGAGGAAACCTACAAAAATCCTAAAAACTGGTGGAAAAAATCTATTATTAATATCGCCAATGCAGGATATTTTTCTAGTGATAGGACCATAGAGGAGTACAATGAAAAGATATGGAAGCTGAAAAAACACGATTTTTAA
- a CDS encoding rubrerythrin family protein, with amino-acid sequence MALQNAMTADFLRSAYGGESMAHMRYLIWADVADKEKMPNIGRLFRAIAYAEYAHADNHFRELKEQKGDFTVPAGAIFGIGNTVENLQGGIDGELHEIEQMYPVYLETARFQNEKGAERAFHYALEAEKVHATLFKAAQDVARQGQDMNIGDVHVCNICGHTTTDGLPDQCPICGAKKEAYKTFEA; translated from the coding sequence ATGGCACTACAAAATGCAATGACAGCAGATTTTCTAAGATCCGCCTATGGTGGGGAAAGTATGGCGCATATGCGTTATCTTATTTGGGCTGATGTGGCAGACAAAGAAAAAATGCCTAACATAGGTAGACTTTTTAGAGCCATCGCCTATGCAGAATATGCACATGCCGACAATCATTTTAGAGAATTAAAGGAGCAAAAAGGTGATTTTACTGTACCTGCAGGTGCTATTTTTGGTATAGGGAATACTGTAGAAAATCTTCAAGGTGGTATTGATGGAGAACTTCATGAAATAGAACAAATGTATCCTGTTTATTTAGAAACTGCCCGTTTTCAAAATGAGAAAGGAGCAGAAAGAGCCTTTCATTATGCTTTAGAAGCAGAAAAGGTTCATGCTACCCTTTTCAAGGCTGCACAAGATGTAGCTCGTCAAGGTCAAGATATGAATATAGGTGATGTTCATGTCTGTAATATATGCGGTCATACAACTACAGATGGCCTACCTGATCAATGTCCTATCTGTGGCGCTAAAAAAGAAGCTTATAAAACATTTGAAGCTTAA
- a CDS encoding S1C family serine protease, giving the protein MKKITVLVMMIVITFTQALPVFAEASPATDQQSVEALVRNIIEEVMEQEKEDTQIAKLVDEINQSVVAVIGKNKTYRQQDYIYSKMPNNLQHGSGVIVSSNGQIITNNHVVTDMEEIYVVMYDGKAYKAQLLYNDEEIDLALIKINRDNLKPIALENVENVKVGNTVIAIGTPLYFSYRNSASRGIISGLNRPVDQMYTYLQTDASINPGNSGGPLVNMEGKLVGINTLGYMFYSGMNFAIPVENVSYFLDHYKQFGRIKRCYTGIQFEENWAAMLGIPTTQGLRVVTLRNDAVVSSSEVQEGDMLEAIDGIRTSSIAAYNEILKKHLPGDEVTLTFSRQGESFDIKIILKERP; this is encoded by the coding sequence TTGAAAAAAATCACTGTACTGGTTATGATGATTGTTATTACCTTTACCCAAGCACTTCCTGTCTTCGCAGAAGCTTCTCCTGCAACTGACCAACAAAGCGTTGAAGCATTGGTTAGAAATATTATTGAAGAAGTGATGGAACAAGAGAAGGAAGATACGCAAATTGCAAAACTAGTTGATGAAATCAATCAATCTGTCGTGGCTGTTATTGGAAAAAATAAAACCTACAGACAACAAGACTACATCTACTCAAAAATGCCCAACAACCTTCAACACGGTTCTGGCGTAATTGTTTCCTCTAATGGACAAATTATTACCAATAATCACGTGGTAACGGATATGGAGGAAATTTACGTTGTAATGTATGATGGTAAAGCCTATAAAGCTCAACTCCTATACAATGATGAGGAGATTGATTTAGCCCTAATTAAAATCAATAGAGATAACCTAAAGCCCATTGCATTGGAAAATGTTGAAAATGTCAAGGTTGGTAATACGGTTATTGCTATAGGCACACCCCTCTATTTTAGTTATCGAAACAGTGCCAGCAGAGGTATCATCAGCGGGTTAAACCGTCCTGTAGATCAAATGTATACCTATCTTCAAACAGATGCTTCTATTAATCCTGGTAATAGCGGTGGACCCCTTGTAAATATGGAGGGAAAACTTGTCGGCATCAACACCTTAGGTTATATGTTTTATTCTGGTATGAATTTTGCCATTCCTGTGGAAAATGTCTCTTACTTTTTAGATCACTATAAACAATTTGGTAGAATAAAAAGATGCTATACAGGAATACAGTTTGAAGAAAACTGGGCAGCAATGTTGGGGATTCCAACAACCCAAGGCCTTAGGGTTGTTACTTTAAGAAATGACGCTGTAGTGTCTTCTAGTGAGGTGCAGGAGGGAGATATGTTGGAGGCAATTGATGGCATAAGAACCTCTTCTATAGCCGCTTACAATGAAATATTAAAAAAACATCTGCCCGGTGATGAAGTAACATTGACTTTTTCTAGGCAAGGAGAATCTTTTGATATCAAAATCATCTTGAAGGAACGTCCTTAA
- the glgA gene encoding glycogen synthase GlgA, which translates to MKILFASSEAVPFAKTGGLGDVVGSLPLALQGKDIDVRVVIPKYKTIAEKYRKQMRWIKSIRVPVGWRNQFCGIETLEYRGITFYFIDNEYYFKREGQPYEYYGHYDDGERYAFFCRSILEILPHIDFKPDILHCHDWQTGMVSALLKAHYSQNSFYENIKTVFTIHNLKYQGLFPHGVLGDLLGLGKEYFTQEGVEYYYNVSYMKGGLNFSDYITTVSPTYAEEIQHPYYGEGLEGVLFAKRHQLMGIINGIDTEEYHPETDDYLFERYTIETIENKVMNKLKLQKKLHLPINKAVPMMAIVSRLVEQKGLDLVEYVLEEILQLDLQLVILGTGDNKYHQIFSNMARKHPDKVSANIFFDNTVAHQIYGASDLFLMPSLFEPCGLGQLIALHYGSIPIVRETGGLKDTVQSYNEETKEGNGFSFTNYNAHDMLYTIKRAVGFYHNREVWGRLIENAMKTDVSWKTSADKYKALYRQLLNQ; encoded by the coding sequence ATGAAGATTCTCTTTGCCTCATCAGAGGCGGTACCCTTTGCAAAAACAGGGGGATTGGGAGATGTAGTAGGTTCTTTACCATTAGCCCTACAGGGGAAAGACATAGATGTGCGGGTAGTCATACCGAAATATAAGACTATAGCAGAGAAATATAGGAAACAGATGAGATGGATAAAAAGCATCAGGGTACCCGTAGGATGGCGTAATCAATTTTGTGGCATTGAGACTTTGGAATATAGAGGTATTACCTTTTATTTTATAGATAATGAGTATTACTTTAAACGGGAAGGTCAGCCTTATGAATATTATGGACACTATGATGATGGAGAGCGGTATGCTTTTTTCTGTAGAAGTATATTAGAGATCTTACCTCATATTGATTTTAAGCCGGATATCCTTCATTGTCATGATTGGCAAACAGGAATGGTGAGTGCGCTTCTAAAAGCACACTATAGCCAAAACTCCTTTTATGAAAATATAAAGACGGTATTTACAATCCATAATTTAAAGTATCAAGGATTATTTCCCCACGGGGTATTGGGAGACCTGTTGGGACTAGGAAAAGAGTACTTTACCCAAGAAGGTGTAGAGTATTACTATAATGTTAGTTATATGAAAGGAGGCTTAAACTTTTCTGATTATATAACAACGGTTAGTCCTACCTATGCTGAAGAAATTCAACATCCTTATTACGGGGAAGGTTTGGAGGGGGTGCTGTTTGCTAAAAGGCATCAATTAATGGGAATTATTAATGGAATAGATACTGAGGAGTACCATCCAGAAACCGATGACTACCTTTTTGAAAGATATACGATAGAAACCATAGAAAATAAGGTAATGAATAAATTAAAGCTACAGAAAAAACTACATTTGCCTATAAATAAAGCAGTTCCTATGATGGCGATTGTTTCAAGGTTGGTGGAGCAAAAAGGGCTGGACTTAGTAGAGTATGTTTTAGAGGAAATATTACAGCTTGATTTACAGTTAGTGATCTTAGGAACAGGAGATAACAAGTATCATCAGATCTTTAGCAATATGGCCAGAAAGCATCCTGATAAAGTAAGTGCTAATATATTTTTTGATAATACAGTGGCCCATCAAATTTATGGAGCTTCTGATTTGTTTTTAATGCCTTCCTTGTTTGAACCCTGTGGTCTAGGACAATTAATCGCATTACATTACGGTAGCATTCCGATTGTTAGGGAAACGGGGGGGCTAAAGGATACTGTCCAGTCTTATAATGAAGAGACAAAGGAAGGAAATGGGTTTAGTTTTACCAATTATAATGCTCATGATATGTTATATACCATAAAAAGAGCTGTTGGGTTTTATCATAATAGGGAAGTATGGGGCAGGTTAATAGAAAATGCCATGAAAACTGATGTTAGCTGGAAAACTTCAGCAGATAAATATAAAGCCTTATATAGGCAGTTGTTAAATCAATAA